In Pseudomonas alcaliphila JAB1, a single window of DNA contains:
- the napA gene encoding nitrate reductase catalytic subunit NapA, with product MKLSRREFAKANAAAIAAAAAGLPFVSTASNLITEADMTRLDWNKAPCRFCGTGCSVMVATRDNRVVATHGDVKAEVNRGLNCVKGYFLSKIMYGVDRLNQPLLRMKNGVYDKQGEFQPVSWDQAFDIMEQKTKEALREHGPEAVGMFGSGQWTVWEGYAANKLMKAGFRSNNIDPNARHCMASAVMGFMRTFGMDEPMGCYDDIEAADAFVLWGSNMAEMHPILWSRVTDRRLSHPNTKVAVLSTFEHRSFDLADIPLVFKPQTDLLILNYIANHIIESGAVNKDFVGKHTKFARGADDIGYGLRADNPLEMQAKNAAKANTWEDMSFEQFAAFVKPYTLERTAKESGVAAERLKALAELYADPKRKVMSFWTMGFNQHTRGVWANNLIYNLHLLTGKISEPGNSPFSLTGQPSACGTAREVGTFSHRLPADMLVANPKHRATAEKIWKLPAGTIQEKPGFHAVEQSRKLKDGVLKVYWTQVSNNMQAGPNIMQEVLPGWRNPQAFVIVSDVYPTVSAQAADLILPSAMWVEKEGAYGNAERRTQFWHQLVKAPGEAKSDLWQLVEFSKRFTTDEVWPAELLAKAPKYKGKTLYQVLFANGQVDQYPREQIEAGYANDEAEAFGFYLQKGLFEEYAQFGRGHAHDLAPFDSYHAERGLRWPVVDGKETRWRYREGHDPYVEKGSGVQFYGYPDKRALIFALPYEPPAEAPDDDFPFWLSTGRVLEHWHTGSMTQRVEELHGAVPDALVYMHPDDARALKARRGSEVKVISRRGEIRARIETRGRNKPPRGLVFVPFFDANKLINKVTLDATDPISKQTDYKKCAVKIELVSLA from the coding sequence ATGAAGCTTTCCCGCCGTGAATTCGCCAAAGCCAACGCCGCTGCCATCGCCGCCGCGGCAGCCGGTCTGCCGTTCGTCAGCACTGCCAGCAACCTGATCACCGAGGCGGACATGACCCGTCTGGACTGGAACAAGGCGCCCTGCCGCTTCTGCGGCACCGGCTGCAGCGTGATGGTCGCCACCCGCGACAACCGCGTGGTGGCCACCCACGGCGACGTCAAGGCCGAGGTCAATCGCGGCCTGAACTGCGTCAAGGGCTACTTCCTGTCGAAGATCATGTACGGCGTCGACCGCCTCAACCAACCGCTGCTGCGCATGAAAAATGGCGTGTACGACAAGCAGGGTGAATTCCAGCCGGTGAGCTGGGATCAGGCCTTCGACATCATGGAACAGAAGACCAAGGAGGCGCTGCGCGAGCATGGCCCCGAGGCCGTCGGCATGTTCGGCTCCGGCCAGTGGACGGTGTGGGAAGGCTACGCCGCCAACAAGCTGATGAAAGCCGGCTTTCGCAGCAACAACATCGACCCCAACGCGCGTCATTGCATGGCCTCGGCGGTGATGGGCTTCATGCGCACCTTCGGCATGGACGAGCCCATGGGCTGCTACGACGACATCGAGGCCGCCGACGCCTTCGTGCTATGGGGCTCGAACATGGCCGAGATGCACCCCATCCTCTGGAGCCGGGTCACTGATCGTCGCCTCAGCCATCCGAACACCAAGGTCGCCGTGCTGTCCACCTTCGAGCACCGCAGCTTCGATCTGGCCGACATCCCGCTGGTGTTCAAACCGCAGACCGATCTGCTGATCCTCAACTACATCGCCAACCACATCATCGAAAGCGGTGCGGTGAACAAGGACTTCGTCGGCAAACACACCAAGTTCGCCCGCGGCGCCGACGACATCGGCTACGGCCTGCGCGCCGACAACCCACTGGAGATGCAGGCCAAGAACGCGGCCAAGGCCAATACCTGGGAGGACATGTCCTTCGAGCAGTTCGCCGCCTTCGTCAAACCCTACACACTGGAGCGCACCGCCAAGGAAAGCGGCGTGGCGGCCGAGCGCCTCAAGGCCCTGGCCGAGCTGTACGCCGACCCCAAGCGCAAGGTCATGTCGTTCTGGACCATGGGTTTCAACCAGCACACCCGCGGCGTCTGGGCCAATAACCTGATCTACAACCTGCACCTGCTCACCGGCAAGATCAGCGAACCGGGCAACAGCCCCTTCTCCCTCACCGGCCAGCCGTCGGCTTGCGGCACCGCGCGCGAAGTGGGCACCTTCTCCCATCGCCTGCCGGCCGACATGCTGGTGGCCAACCCCAAGCACCGCGCAACCGCCGAGAAGATCTGGAAGCTGCCGGCCGGCACCATCCAGGAAAAACCCGGCTTCCATGCCGTGGAACAGAGCCGCAAGCTCAAGGACGGCGTGCTCAAGGTCTACTGGACGCAGGTCAGCAATAACATGCAGGCCGGCCCCAACATCATGCAGGAGGTCCTGCCGGGCTGGCGCAACCCGCAGGCCTTCGTCATCGTCTCCGATGTCTACCCCACCGTCTCGGCCCAGGCTGCCGACCTGATCCTGCCCAGCGCCATGTGGGTGGAGAAGGAAGGCGCCTACGGCAATGCCGAGCGCCGCACGCAGTTCTGGCACCAACTGGTCAAGGCACCGGGCGAGGCCAAGTCCGACCTGTGGCAACTGGTGGAGTTTTCCAAGCGCTTTACCACCGACGAAGTCTGGCCTGCCGAACTGCTGGCCAAGGCCCCGAAATACAAGGGCAAGACGCTGTACCAGGTGCTGTTTGCCAACGGCCAGGTCGACCAGTACCCCCGCGAACAGATCGAGGCTGGCTATGCCAACGACGAAGCCGAGGCCTTTGGCTTTTACCTGCAGAAGGGCTTGTTCGAGGAATACGCTCAGTTCGGCCGCGGTCATGCCCATGACCTGGCGCCATTCGACAGCTATCACGCCGAGCGCGGCCTGCGCTGGCCGGTGGTCGATGGCAAGGAGACGCGTTGGCGCTATCGCGAGGGCCACGACCCCTACGTGGAAAAAGGCAGCGGCGTGCAGTTCTACGGTTACCCGGACAAGCGCGCGCTGATCTTCGCCCTGCCCTACGAGCCGCCAGCCGAGGCGCCGGATGACGACTTCCCGTTCTGGCTCAGCACCGGCCGCGTGCTGGAGCACTGGCACACCGGCAGCATGACCCAGCGTGTCGAGGAGCTGCACGGCGCGGTGCCCGATGCCCTGGTGTACATGCACCCGGACGACGCCAGGGCGCTCAAGGCGCGGCGCGGCAGCGAGGTCAAGGTGATCAGCCGGCGCGGCGAGATCCGCGCGCGCATCGAAACCCGCGGGCGCAACAAGCCACCGCGCGGCCTGGTCTTCGTGCCCTTCTTCGACGCCAACAAACTGATCAACAAGGTCACCCTGGACGCCACCGACCCGATCTCCAAGCAGACCGATTACAAGAAGTGTGCGGTGAAGATCGAACTGGTCAGCCTGGCCTGA
- the napE gene encoding periplasmic nitrate reductase, NapE protein — MDTTPEGKATKGKETRLFVFLVVCLFPILSVALVGGYGFIIWFMQMLLGPPGPPT, encoded by the coding sequence ATGGATACCACGCCCGAGGGCAAAGCCACGAAAGGCAAGGAAACCCGCCTATTCGTCTTTCTCGTCGTCTGCCTCTTCCCCATCCTTTCGGTCGCGCTGGTCGGCGGCTACGGATTCATCATCTGGTTTATGCAGATGCTGCTGGGCCCACCTGGCCCACCCACTTGA
- a CDS encoding nitrate reductase cytochrome c-type subunit → MSLRFLPLLLLAAFGLAIAGELDYPLDAPAPDGRRPGGTLSQTLPAPVLGNEENKDLRRERNYPEQPPTIPHSIRGYQVDANGNKCLTCHSRAGSARSQAPMISITHYMDRDGQALAAVSPRRYFCTQCHVTQQEVKPLVGNAFRNIDQLLGDEAAGTAKP, encoded by the coding sequence ATGAGCCTGCGTTTCCTGCCTCTGCTACTGCTCGCCGCCTTCGGCCTGGCCATCGCCGGTGAGCTCGATTACCCACTCGACGCCCCCGCGCCGGACGGCCGCCGCCCCGGCGGCACCCTCAGTCAGACCCTGCCGGCACCGGTGCTGGGCAACGAGGAGAACAAGGACCTGCGCCGCGAGCGCAACTACCCGGAACAGCCACCGACCATCCCGCACAGCATTCGCGGCTACCAGGTGGACGCCAACGGCAACAAGTGCCTGACCTGCCACAGCCGCGCCGGTAGCGCCCGCAGCCAGGCGCCGATGATCAGCATCACCCACTACATGGATCGCGACGGTCAGGCTCTGGCGGCGGTTTCACCACGGCGCTACTTCTGTACCCAGTGCCACGTCACCCAGCAGGAGGTCAAACCTCTGGTCGGCAACGCCTTCCGCAATATCGACCAGTTGCTCGGCGACGAAGCAGCCGGCACGGCAAAACCCTGA
- a CDS encoding response regulator transcription factor, producing the protein MKLLVVEDEALLRHHLFTRLSENGHVVDAVRTAEEALYRAESFNHDLALVDLGLPGMSGIDLIRELRSQDKNFPILILTARGNWQDKVEGLSCGADDYVVKPFQFEELEARLNALLRRSSGFTKSTIEAGSLVLDLNRKQATVDEQSLQLTAYEYRILEYLMLHHQQVVAKERLMEQLYPGDDERDPNVIEVLVGRLRRKLEAVLGGKPIETVRGQGYMFNERCK; encoded by the coding sequence ATGAAATTGCTGGTGGTGGAAGATGAGGCGTTGCTGCGTCACCATCTGTTCACTCGCCTCAGTGAAAACGGGCATGTGGTGGATGCCGTGCGCACCGCCGAAGAAGCACTGTACCGAGCTGAGTCCTTCAATCATGACCTGGCCCTGGTCGACCTCGGTCTGCCCGGTATGAGCGGTATCGACCTGATCCGTGAGCTGCGCAGCCAGGACAAGAACTTTCCAATTCTGATCCTCACCGCGCGTGGCAACTGGCAGGACAAGGTCGAAGGCCTGTCCTGCGGCGCCGACGACTATGTGGTCAAGCCGTTCCAGTTCGAAGAGCTGGAAGCACGCTTGAACGCGCTGCTGCGACGCTCCTCCGGGTTCACCAAGTCGACCATCGAGGCAGGTTCGCTGGTGCTGGACCTCAACCGCAAGCAGGCCACAGTGGATGAGCAGTCGCTGCAACTGACGGCCTACGAGTACCGCATCCTCGAGTACCTCATGCTGCATCACCAGCAGGTGGTGGCCAAGGAACGCCTGATGGAGCAGCTCTATCCGGGCGATGACGAGCGTGACCCCAACGTCATAGAGGTGCTGGTTGGTCGTCTGCGGCGCAAGCTGGAGGCGGTGCTGGGCGGCAAACCGATAGAAACCGTGCGCGGCCAGGGCTACATGTTCAACGAGCGCTGCAAGTGA
- a CDS encoding cytochrome c3 family protein yields the protein MKSLMALLKEYWGILRRPSVHYSLGFLTLGGFIAGIIFWGGFNTALEATNTEQFCISCHEMRDNVYVELQDTIHYSNRSGVRATCPDCHVPHQWTDKIARKMQASKEVWGKIFGTINTRDKFLAHRRELAEHEWARLKANDSLECRNCHNFDYMDFTKQSPRARQMHSSALASGEATCIDCHKGIAHQLPDMSGVPGW from the coding sequence ATGAAGTCGTTAATGGCCCTGCTCAAGGAGTACTGGGGCATCCTGCGCCGCCCAAGCGTGCATTACAGCCTGGGTTTTCTCACGCTTGGCGGCTTCATCGCCGGCATCATTTTCTGGGGCGGTTTCAACACCGCGCTGGAGGCCACCAATACCGAGCAGTTCTGCATCTCCTGCCATGAGATGCGTGACAACGTGTACGTCGAGCTGCAGGACACCATTCACTACAGCAACCGCTCCGGGGTGCGCGCCACCTGCCCGGACTGCCACGTACCGCACCAGTGGACGGACAAGATCGCGCGCAAGATGCAGGCGTCGAAGGAGGTCTGGGGCAAGATCTTCGGCACCATCAACACCCGCGACAAGTTCCTCGCCCACCGCCGCGAACTGGCCGAGCATGAATGGGCACGGCTCAAGGCCAACGATTCGCTGGAATGCCGCAACTGCCACAACTTCGACTACATGGACTTCACCAAACAGAGCCCGCGCGCCCGGCAGATGCATTCCAGTGCGCTGGCCAGCGGTGAAGCCACCTGCATCGACTGCCACAAGGGCATCGCCCACCAGTTGCCGGACATGAGCGGGGTGCCGGGTTGGTAA
- a CDS encoding chaperone NapD: MAASLHIASLLVHVRPELLGAVKANLRQLDDLELHQESPQGKLVVVLETEHERHILARIEQINALPGVLNAALVYHELLDTEGDSE; encoded by the coding sequence ATGGCCGCCTCCCTGCATATCGCCAGCCTGCTGGTACACGTACGCCCCGAACTGCTTGGCGCGGTGAAGGCCAACCTGCGCCAGCTCGACGACCTCGAACTGCACCAGGAAAGCCCTCAGGGCAAGCTGGTGGTGGTGCTGGAGACCGAGCACGAGCGCCACATCCTCGCGCGCATCGAACAGATCAACGCGTTGCCAGGCGTGCTCAATGCCGCTCTGGTTTACCACGAACTCCTCGACACAGAAGGAGACTCAGAATGA
- a CDS encoding MFS transporter, which yields MSASHLSRGSAGYRRATLALFCAGFATFAMLYCVQPLLPLLAAHFRVSAASSSLALSLSTLSLALCLLVSGALAESWGRKPVMAAALGLAAMLGIACALVEEWGSLLILRALLGLALSGLPALAMAYVGEEFDPEALPAAMGLYIGGTALGGLLGRLLAGLLSDLGGWPWALGGIAGLGLLALGLFLWLLPPSRHFTAQPLSLRGLLRNFALHLSNPRLRVLFALAFLLMGGFVALFNYVGFRLAGEPFNLSATVIGLLFTVYLLGIFSAGWAGRLVPRFGARQVLHGGIGLMLLGVALCATPWLSAAVVGLALFTLGFFAAHAVASGQVGIHAQGAKAQASALYLCAYYLGSSLVGYVGGYVWEHAGWLALLGVLASLFILASALVRRI from the coding sequence ATGTCCGCTTCCCATCTCAGTCGTGGTAGCGCTGGTTATCGGCGCGCCACCCTGGCGCTGTTCTGCGCCGGTTTCGCCACCTTTGCCATGCTCTACTGCGTGCAGCCGTTGCTACCTTTGCTGGCGGCGCACTTTCGCGTATCTGCGGCCAGCAGCAGCCTGGCGTTGTCGCTGAGCACACTGAGCCTGGCGCTGTGCCTGCTGGTATCCGGTGCGCTGGCCGAGAGCTGGGGGCGCAAGCCGGTGATGGCTGCGGCGCTGGGTTTGGCAGCGATGCTGGGAATCGCCTGCGCACTGGTCGAAGAGTGGGGCAGTTTGCTGATCCTGCGCGCGCTGCTGGGGCTGGCGCTGAGTGGTTTGCCCGCGTTGGCCATGGCCTACGTTGGGGAGGAGTTCGACCCCGAAGCGCTACCGGCGGCGATGGGGCTGTATATCGGCGGTACGGCGCTGGGCGGTTTGCTCGGGCGCCTGCTGGCTGGTCTGCTCAGTGACCTGGGCGGTTGGCCCTGGGCCCTTGGCGGCATTGCCGGGCTCGGCCTGTTGGCGTTGGGGCTATTTCTCTGGCTGTTGCCGCCGTCGCGGCATTTCACCGCCCAGCCGCTGTCCTTGCGCGGCCTGCTGCGCAATTTCGCCCTGCACCTGAGCAACCCGCGCTTGCGCGTGCTGTTCGCTCTGGCCTTCCTGCTCATGGGCGGCTTCGTTGCGCTGTTCAACTATGTCGGTTTCCGTCTGGCCGGAGAACCATTCAACCTGTCGGCGACGGTGATCGGCCTGTTGTTCACCGTCTACCTGCTGGGCATCTTCAGTGCCGGTTGGGCAGGGCGCCTGGTGCCACGCTTCGGCGCACGCCAGGTGTTGCACGGCGGCATCGGTCTGATGCTGCTGGGGGTGGCTCTGTGCGCTACGCCCTGGCTGAGCGCTGCGGTGGTGGGGCTGGCGCTGTTCACCCTGGGTTTCTTCGCGGCTCATGCGGTTGCCAGCGGCCAGGTAGGTATCCATGCGCAGGGGGCCAAGGCGCAGGCCTCGGCGTTGTACCTGTGTGCCTATTACCTCGGTTCCAGCCTGGTGGGCTACGTTGGTGGTTATGTCTGGGAGCACGCCGGCTGGCTGGCGTTACTCGGCGTTCTGGCCTCGTTATTTATCCTCGCCAGCGCTCTGGTACGGCGTATCTAG
- a CDS encoding outer membrane beta-barrel protein — protein MKITLNRIAFATCLALGATAAQANDNFVGLTWGQTDNNIQKSNALNANLGNPKLDKVINGEGTWGVRAGQKTADGRYYATYENVSDSHNGYKLRQQNLLGSYDMFVPLGSNNTKLFGGVTAGLVKLEQESRGFSRDSDIGFAAGLQAGILQELNSNTSIEAGYRYLRTNASTEMAPRGEGKAGSLDLHSSSQLYLGANFAF, from the coding sequence ATGAAAATCACCCTGAACCGTATCGCATTCGCTACCTGCCTGGCCCTGGGCGCAACCGCTGCCCAGGCCAACGACAATTTCGTCGGCCTGACCTGGGGTCAGACTGACAACAACATCCAGAAATCCAACGCGCTGAATGCCAACCTCGGCAACCCCAAGTTGGACAAAGTGATCAATGGCGAGGGCACCTGGGGTGTCCGCGCCGGCCAGAAGACCGCCGATGGTCGCTACTACGCGACTTACGAGAATGTCTCCGACAGTCACAATGGCTACAAACTGCGTCAGCAGAATCTGCTCGGCAGCTACGACATGTTCGTCCCGCTGGGTAGCAACAACACCAAGCTGTTCGGTGGTGTAACCGCCGGTCTGGTCAAGCTCGAGCAGGAGAGCCGCGGCTTCTCCCGTGACAGCGACATCGGATTTGCTGCAGGTTTGCAGGCCGGTATCCTGCAGGAACTGAACAGCAATACATCGATCGAAGCCGGCTATCGTTACCTGCGTACCAACGCCAGCACAGAAATGGCACCGCGTGGTGAGGGCAAGGCCGGGTCGCTGGATCTGCATAGCAGTTCGCAGCTCTACCTCGGCGCCAACTTCGCCTTCTAA